Proteins encoded by one window of Mycolicibacterium cosmeticum:
- a CDS encoding MarR family transcriptional regulator, with product MSAPLYTPGTAAAADLEARTVGREALLARLVQRIGTAATDGSRPHTLLVGPRGSGKTHTVRVALHRTLTTHAEHILPLVIPEDALAIGSYADLLVELLRTRREDAKGRRDDVVELERTIVDIADGRMVLAVIENLDRVFDAIGEAGQGSLRAWIETSTSVTLFATAPTLFPGVSSRTHPWYGSFIIENLADLSVEDGAQIVARTARDRGDDELAGYACSPDGLHRLAEIAAVTGGAPRMWRMVGDVADRDGLAAVTPVLTALLDRLTPVYQHRLWELPAGEQRLVVEIARGDGPRTVSDLAAAVGVSNQTASAALGRLVAARWVTAAKSAAGDRRATWYDLTEPLVRHVLRYREGQPPTP from the coding sequence ATCGGGACCGCCGCGACGGACGGCTCCCGGCCACACACCCTGCTCGTCGGACCGCGCGGCAGCGGCAAGACCCACACCGTCCGCGTCGCCCTCCATCGCACCCTGACCACACACGCCGAACACATTCTGCCCCTTGTCATTCCCGAAGATGCGTTGGCGATCGGGAGCTACGCCGATCTGCTCGTCGAGTTGCTGCGGACCCGTCGAGAGGACGCGAAGGGCCGGCGCGACGACGTGGTCGAGCTGGAACGGACCATCGTCGACATCGCCGACGGCCGGATGGTGCTGGCCGTCATCGAGAATCTGGACCGCGTCTTCGACGCGATCGGCGAAGCCGGTCAGGGCAGTCTGCGGGCTTGGATCGAGACATCAACTTCCGTCACGCTTTTCGCCACCGCACCGACCCTCTTCCCCGGCGTGTCGTCACGCACCCACCCTTGGTACGGGTCCTTCATCATCGAGAACCTGGCCGACCTGAGCGTCGAAGACGGGGCGCAGATCGTGGCCAGGACGGCCCGCGATCGTGGCGACGACGAGCTGGCCGGTTACGCGTGCTCACCCGACGGTCTGCACCGGCTGGCGGAGATCGCCGCGGTGACCGGCGGGGCTCCCCGGATGTGGCGGATGGTCGGTGACGTCGCCGACCGCGACGGCCTGGCCGCCGTCACGCCGGTACTGACGGCACTGTTGGACCGGCTGACCCCGGTCTACCAGCATCGGCTGTGGGAACTGCCGGCCGGCGAACAGCGTCTGGTGGTCGAGATCGCACGCGGCGACGGGCCGCGCACCGTATCCGATCTCGCTGCCGCCGTGGGCGTTTCGAATCAGACCGCGTCGGCGGCACTGGGCCGGCTGGTGGCCGCGCGCTGGGTCACGGCCGCCAAGTCCGCTGCCGGCGACCGGCGCGCCACCTGGTACGACCTCACCGAGCCACTGGTACGCCACGTGCTGCGCTATCGCGAGGGACAACCGCCCACCCCTTGA
- a CDS encoding TetR/AcrR family transcriptional regulator encodes MVQIGDKQAQARLAVSRHAAALFWERGVAATSGDDIAAAAGLSTRTIWRYFRTKESCVEPLLAKSAERFLDSARRWPHELSLIEHLAAEAVTYPLSPQDIEDEVAALRIATLSHTDPALRTAYLMVHDQMERGLIPVIADRLGVPDDHLSARLYAASVTGAFRVIDEDVGHTVVVEGKPVSQDEAYALIDRAIKEATDGRIGGPVRR; translated from the coding sequence GTGGTGCAGATCGGCGACAAACAGGCGCAGGCACGCCTGGCCGTGTCCCGGCACGCGGCCGCGCTCTTCTGGGAACGCGGGGTCGCCGCCACCAGTGGTGACGATATTGCCGCTGCCGCAGGGCTTTCCACCAGGACGATCTGGCGTTACTTCCGGACCAAGGAGAGCTGCGTGGAGCCGCTGCTGGCCAAATCCGCGGAACGCTTCCTGGATTCGGCGCGCCGTTGGCCGCACGAACTGTCCCTCATCGAACACCTGGCGGCCGAGGCCGTCACGTACCCGTTGTCCCCGCAGGACATCGAGGACGAGGTCGCCGCGCTGCGGATCGCCACGCTGTCGCACACCGACCCCGCGCTGCGCACCGCCTATCTGATGGTGCACGACCAGATGGAGCGCGGGTTGATCCCGGTGATCGCCGACCGGCTCGGCGTGCCGGACGACCATCTGTCTGCACGGCTCTACGCCGCCTCGGTCACCGGCGCGTTCCGCGTCATCGACGAGGACGTCGGCCACACCGTCGTCGTCGAAGGCAAGCCGGTCAGCCAGGACGAGGCCTATGCATTGATCGACCGAGCCATCAAGGAAGCCACCGACGGCCGCATCGGCGGACCCGTGCGGCGCTGA